A stretch of Cyanobacterium sp. HL-69 DNA encodes these proteins:
- the iscA gene encoding iron-sulfur cluster assembly protein iscA, whose amino-acid sequence MATSTISNQGIQLSHKALEHVLKLKQQQGNEDLCLRVGVRQGGCSGMSYMMDFENINNVTEHDDMFDYEGFKIVCDRKSLLYLYGMMLDYSDAMIGGGFQFTNPNANQTCGCGKSFST is encoded by the coding sequence ATGGCAACATCAACTATTTCTAATCAAGGTATCCAATTGAGCCACAAGGCTCTCGAACACGTCTTAAAACTGAAACAGCAACAGGGTAATGAGGATTTATGTTTGAGGGTAGGAGTTAGACAGGGTGGCTGTTCTGGGATGTCCTACATGATGGATTTTGAAAATATTAATAATGTTACTGAACATGATGATATGTTTGATTATGAAGGTTTTAAAATAGTGTGCGATCGCAAAAGTCTTTTATACCTTTATGGAATGATGTTAGATTATAGCGATGCGATGATTGGAGGCGGTTTCCAATTTACCAACCCCAATGCTAACCAAACTTGTGGTTGTGGTAAGTCTTTTTCTACCTAA
- a CDS encoding small conductance mechanosenstive channel, with the protein MENIINTIEFLQQQEGYQIFANFIYEFGFFLFFLLISFFVGRYTPFYVKLIISKFSQKPLNEFYQGIIDPLQNIFRLAGTLILWSLSLNFIRNYEGLYNLLEFIIDLSLIIIIAWLASRLFRQIIIIYGINLIQKLGKEVDELLLVMETIVNVLIGFIAALAFARRLDINLVGLLASVGLGGVAIAFAAQKTLEQLLGTCVIYLDRPFIVGEYIRLNSGLYGRVESIGLRSTKIRLPGKGTLMILPNSMMANIEIENVTRGKKVMVLLYLDFVKTLEDSEEALVQDVVKKCTNALFGIDPDSTRVSLFIPENQQQTRARVTFFILGSNESSIKLRKRLLELANDNISQQLTTHGINFAMQEPTIYVDSPVTL; encoded by the coding sequence ATGGAAAATATTATTAACACTATCGAATTTTTACAACAACAAGAAGGTTATCAAATTTTTGCAAACTTTATTTACGAATTTGGTTTTTTTCTTTTTTTCTTATTAATATCCTTTTTTGTGGGTAGATACACCCCATTTTATGTAAAGCTAATTATTTCTAAATTTTCTCAAAAACCATTAAACGAATTTTATCAGGGTATCATCGATCCTCTGCAAAATATTTTTCGCTTAGCAGGAACATTAATTTTATGGTCATTATCTCTCAATTTTATTCGTAATTACGAAGGATTATATAATTTACTAGAATTTATCATTGATTTAAGTTTAATTATAATTATCGCTTGGTTAGCATCCCGTTTATTTCGGCAAATAATCATTATCTATGGCATCAACCTAATTCAAAAATTGGGTAAAGAAGTTGATGAGTTATTGTTAGTAATGGAAACCATTGTTAACGTCTTAATCGGTTTTATCGCCGCCCTTGCCTTTGCCCGAAGATTGGACATTAATCTTGTGGGTTTGTTAGCCAGTGTGGGTTTGGGGGGTGTTGCGATCGCATTTGCCGCCCAAAAAACCCTTGAACAACTTTTGGGTACTTGTGTAATATATTTAGACCGTCCCTTTATCGTCGGAGAGTATATCAGGCTTAATAGTGGATTATATGGCAGAGTAGAATCCATTGGTTTAAGGTCAACAAAAATTAGGCTACCGGGTAAAGGTACCCTAATGATACTACCCAATTCTATGATGGCGAATATTGAAATTGAAAATGTCACAAGGGGTAAAAAAGTAATGGTGTTACTCTATCTCGACTTTGTAAAAACCCTCGAAGATAGTGAAGAAGCCCTAGTACAAGATGTGGTCAAAAAATGTACTAATGCTTTATTTGGAATCGATCCTGATAGTACCAGAGTATCGTTATTTATTCCAGAAAATCAACAACAAACTAGAGCTAGGGTAACATTTTTTATTCTCGGTTCCAATGAAAGTTCCATTAAACTCAGAAAAAGATTATTAGAATTAGCCAACGATAATATCTCTCAACAACTTACTACCCATGGTATAAATTTCGCCATGCAAGAGCCTACCATTTATGTCGATTCCCCTGTTACTCTCTAA
- a CDS encoding small conductance mechanosenstive channel translates to MVETFLKADPALQIGVIVTVIVAIFAITIYLQKLGNFISSKFISSDGHSFYADVIKPDLNLVILLWFLGLLDIYILVNEDPKIIEVSEIFLSLAISFLTIGLITRWFRILFDKYLLTAALKSDKKINSEFLIVGKFVANAVIILLIIFIFSQVHSINLFGLLASLGIGGLAIAFAAQKTLEQVLGGIVIYLDRPFSIDDYIGLPDGVFGKVESIGLRSTKIRLSGKGTLMIIPNSSLTQANIENYTGAKKIISLVYFTFNTSLDEDERALIRQIIIESTKDVFGIDPRNTGVKFEEVNQSKNKFLTQAQVSFFLLGSERVSMDLRSQLLDIAKENITIQLKNYGIDFTIEDETINVDSPITI, encoded by the coding sequence ATGGTAGAAACTTTTTTAAAAGCAGATCCAGCCCTACAAATAGGAGTAATAGTTACAGTTATCGTAGCAATATTTGCTATTACTATTTATTTACAAAAATTAGGCAACTTCATTAGTAGCAAATTTATTAGTTCTGATGGTCATAGTTTTTACGCAGATGTCATTAAACCAGATTTAAATTTAGTTATACTGCTATGGTTTTTAGGATTATTAGATATATATATATTGGTAAATGAAGATCCTAAAATAATTGAAGTTAGTGAAATTTTCCTTAGTTTAGCAATATCTTTTTTAACCATTGGCTTAATCACTAGATGGTTTAGAATTTTATTTGATAAATATCTCCTTACTGCTGCCCTTAAAAGTGACAAAAAAATTAATAGTGAATTTTTAATAGTTGGTAAATTTGTTGCTAATGCTGTCATTATTTTACTAATTATTTTTATTTTTTCTCAAGTTCATAGTATTAATTTATTTGGTCTTTTAGCTAGTTTAGGTATTGGGGGATTGGCGATCGCCTTTGCGGCACAAAAAACCCTAGAGCAAGTATTAGGAGGCATCGTAATCTACTTAGATAGACCATTTAGCATCGACGATTATATCGGATTACCTGACGGGGTATTTGGTAAAGTAGAGTCCATAGGACTAAGATCTACTAAAATAAGACTATCAGGAAAAGGAACATTAATGATTATTCCCAATAGTTCATTAACCCAAGCAAATATAGAAAATTATACAGGGGCAAAGAAAATTATTTCTCTAGTTTATTTCACATTTAATACATCTTTAGACGAAGATGAAAGGGCATTAATTAGACAGATAATTATTGAGAGTACAAAGGATGTTTTCGGCATCGATCCTAGAAATACAGGAGTTAAATTTGAAGAAGTAAATCAAAGCAAAAATAAATTTTTGACCCAAGCCCAGGTGAGTTTTTTCCTGCTTGGCTCAGAAAGAGTTTCTATGGATTTACGCAGTCAATTATTAGATATTGCCAAAGAAAATATTACCATACAACTAAAAAATTATGGTATTGACTTTACCATCGAAGACGAAACCATCAATGTAGATTCTCCCATTACTATTTAG